Proteins from a single region of Heterodontus francisci isolate sHetFra1 chromosome 29, sHetFra1.hap1, whole genome shotgun sequence:
- the LOC137345772 gene encoding probable G-protein coupled receptor 139: MQRCAPSNIISAPISLHECRVVRPERHERETRLLEFAKLLTKRQLDAECTRGSRCRVARAPARGLTTAGNMGPGLPSIGDCGGPLPEEFSRIIPAASESRSPLGQTTKNRSLFSLLSLTVNLLAIVILSRGKCGLSTCTTRYLVAMATADLLVIITEVILLQINYYYFPVSFLDITPVCSVIHALIRAAIDCSVWFTVTFTFDRFVAICCQKLKTKYCTEKTAAVVLATTCILLCSKNIPIYFRYEPGEIIDNVPWFCYIKQSYYTEPGWVVFRKFVKVLTPLIPFALILLLNALTVRHILVASQVRKGLRGQSKGENHSDPEMDSRRKSVILLFTISGNFILLWLVYVLYYFGIAYHFDSDSNYIFKEVGWMLSNLSCCTNTFIYVVTQSKFREQVKSAVKYPVTSIIQ, translated from the exons ATGCaacgttgtgcccccagtaatatcaTCTCTGCTCCGATATCCCTACACGAATGCAGAGTTGTGCGCCCG GAACGGCACGAGAGAGAAACCCGTTTACTGGAATTTGCGAAATTGTTGACAAAGAGGCAGCTGGATGCAGAATGCACCAGGG gcTCCCGTTGCCGAGTGGCACGGGCACCGGCCcgaggcctcaccactgctggtaatatgggcccaggccttcccagcatcggggactgtggcgggcctctcccagaggaatTTTCCAGGATCATTCCCGCCGCCAGTGAATCCAGAAGTCCATTGGGTCAGACCACAAAAAAcaggag tctcttttcccttctctctcttacagttaatttactggcgattgtgatcctgtcccggggaaagtgcggcctctccacctgcaccactcgctacctggtggccatggcaacagcggatctactggtcatcatCACTGAGGTCATTCTGTTGCAGATCAATTATTATTATTTTCCAGTGTccttcctggacatcacccctgtgtgtagtgttatccatGCCCTGATTCGTGcagccatagactgttctgtctggttcaccgtcactttcacctttgatcgatttgtggccatttgttgccagaagctgaaaacaaaatattgcaccgagaaaactgcggctgtggttctagcaacaacctgcattctgctctgttcaaaaaacatccccatctactttagatatgaacccggagagataatcgacaatgtaccgtggttctgttacATAAAGcaaagctattatactgagcccggatgggtggtatTTCGAAAGTTTGTGAAGGTTTTGACCCCATTGATTCCATTTGCTTTAATCctattgctcaacgctctgacagtcagacacattttagtggccagtcaagtccgtaagggactgaggggtcagagcaagggagagaatcacagtgacccagagatggacagcagaaggaagtctgtgattttactcttcaccatatccggcaacttcatacttctgtggttggtgtacgtTTTATATTATTTTGGAATCGCATATCACTTCGATTCTGATTCTAATTATATATTTAAAGAAGTCGGATGGATGCTgtcgaatttaagttgctgcacaaacacatttatttatgtggtgactcagtccaagttcagagagcaggtcaagagtgcagtgaaatatccagttacatcaattattcaa